In Nonlabens agnitus, the DNA window TTTGGATCCTTCAATGGCATTTTGAGAGTTCGCTTTCGCGGAAGCGATCATAGAATCCAATAATATGAGTCCTTGATCCAATGTTCTCAAGAAAGATTGCTCTTCTTCTTTTATGACATTAATGATCAAATCTTGCTGTGCCTTCAACTCTGGAAAGGCATCGCCCATTTGATGGGCCAGCGTGGTCGCCAGTTTAAAAATAAAAGGCTCCTTTTTATCAAGATAAGTGAATCCATAACGTATCGCACGTCTCAAGATCCTGCGTATCACATAACCGGCACCCGTATTGGACGGCAATTGACCGTCTGCAATAGAGAACGAGACGGCACGCACATGGTCTGCAATGACACGTATGGCGATATCTTCCTGCTCGGTTTTGCCATAGGAGTGACCTGTGATGGTTTCTATCTCGTTGATGAGCGGTTGGAACACGTCTGTATCATAATTGGATTGCTTGTTTTGCAATACCATGGCTAGGCGCTCAAAGCCCATTCCCGTATCCACGTGTTGCGCCGGTAGGTTTTTAAGGGAACCATCTGCCATGCGGTTGTATTGCATGAAAACTAGGTTCCAGATTTCCACAACTTGTGGATGGTCTGCATTGACCAGCGTCGCGCCATCTACTTTTGCCTTTTCGGCATCGCTGCGTATGTCCACATGAATTTCAGAACAAGGACCACATGGGCCTTGATCACCCATTTCCCAGAAGTTGTCCTTCTTGTTACCGTTTAGAATTCGGTCTTTATCAATAAGTTCTGCCCAGAAATCATAGGCCTCTGTATCGCGCTCCAGATTTTCTGACGCGTCACCTTCAAAAATGGTCACGTAAAGGCAATCTTTATCGATGCCGTAAACGTCTACCAAAAGTTCCCAAGCCCAGGCAATCGCTTCTTTTTTAAAGTAATCGCCAAAACTCCAGTTCCCCAACATCTCAAACATGGTGTGGTGATAGGTATCCACACCAACTTCTTCCAGGTCGTTATGCTTACCACTCACGCGCAGGCACTTTTGGGTATCTGTCACCCTATTGTTTTTGGGATCTGATATACCTAGAAAATATTCCTTGAACTGGTTCATTCCAGCATTGGTAAACATGAGTGTTGGGTCATTCTTGATGACCATGGGCGCACTGGCCACAATCTCGTGTTGCTTGTTCTTGAAAAAATCTAGGAATGTTTGTCGTATCTGTTGTGACTTCATTATGGCGTCTGTCCTGCGGTTAATTACAATTTCTTACTTTTGTCCTCGTTGTTTATGGGATTGAAGGTGAGTTCGCTTTCGCGAAAGCGTAACAAAATCAGTCCTTCTGCGTCTTGTTTAAGTAGCAGAAAACACGGCAAAAATAGCACTTTATAACGTATGGCAAAGGTTAAGTACTACTACGATCAAGAAACACTTTCTTACCAAAAAGTAGAGCGCCGCAAGCGCAAAATCTTTGGTAATGTGGCTCTTTTTATCTTTTCCAGCTGTCTAGTAGGCTTTCTTCTTTATTTATATGCCGGTAAGGTGTACGATTCTCCAGAGCTGCGCAGCGCTAAGCGTGACAAGAAATTTGTGGAGATGCAAATGGAAAGTATGGAAGAAGAAATCGCCCAACTTACTGCCGTTATTGAAGAAGTTGAGGAACGCGACAACAGCATCTACCGCATTTATTTTGACGCCAACCCAATTACCGAAGAGCAGCGCCAGGCAGGTTTTGGTGGAGTGAACCGCTATAAGAATTATGAAGGATATTCCAACAGCGACAAAGTCATCGCGCTTAAGGAATCTATAGACAAGCTTAAAAAACGTACTGCGATCCAAAGCAAGTCTTTGGATGAAATCGCTGTACTCGCTAAAGACAAAGAAAAACTACTCGCTAGTATTCCAGCGATCCAGCCAGTGCGTAACCAGGATCTGACGCGCATGGCCAGTGGTTACGGTTATCGTACAGATCCTTTTAACAAGACCAGAAAGTTTCATTATGGTATGGATTTTACCGCACCACGCGGTACGCCTGTTTTTGCCAGTGGTGATGGCGTCGTGGAGCGCGCAGATGCCAATAGCGCTGGTTATGGTAATCACATACGCATTGATCACGGTTATGGATATGTTTCCCTTTATGCGCATTTGCGACAGCGTAATCCTTATAATGTCAAAGTAGGGCAAAAGGTTAAGCGTGGCGACATCATAGGTTATGTAGGTTCTACAGGTCGTTCCCAGGCACCGCACTTGCATTATGAAGTATTTAAGGATAATGAACGTATCAATCCTATCAACTTCTATTACGGTTCCCTAACTCCAGAAGAGTTCAATGAACTGCTTAAGAAATCGCAACAGGAAAACATTTCTCTGGACTAATGCATGTTGATCTACCAGAGAAGCTGTACTACACCATGGGCGAGGTGACTAAGGCATTTGATGTCAACCCGTCGTTGATTCGGTTTTGGGAAAAGGAATTTGATATTCTGCAGCCTAAAAAGAATGCACGTGGCAATCGTAAATTCTCACAAGCTGACGTAAAGAACCTGCAAACCATTTACCATCTGGTGAAGGAACGCGGTTTCACGTTGGAAGGTGCTCGTGATTACATGAAAACCCATAAGGAAGATCTAAGCCATCTGGAAATCATCAAGAAACTTGAGTTTGTAAAAGCAGAACTGCTTAAAATCAAGAACAGTTTATAAAAACGTTTTATAAACCAGTCCAATATTGACCGCAGGTCCTAAACCTACATTTCTACCATTGAATGTATAAGCCGTATTTACAAAGGCACCAGCTCGCAAACCAAATGGTTTGTAAAAAGTAATGCCAGCTCTTAAGAAATCGACTTCAAGTTCCCTAAAGTTGTTGGGCGCTGGAAAACCACGATAATCTCTACCATTAAGCGAATTTTGATAATCGATGAAAGCATCGATGTAATAGCTGGATTTTGCGACTCCTAATTTCAGACTTGCCGTATTGGAATCTGGCGTAGGATTTAATGTTGGAGTATAGCCAGCTTGGGCAGTGGCAAACCAGCCATTTGCTTTTTGAACATGAAGTAATGCTCGCAAAGGAAATCTCGTCGCTCGCTGGCCTATGGCATTGAGACCTTCGGTTTCATAATCGGTTAAAGGAAACGCGATTCCGCCAGCGATGGTGGTAGATAGTTCGTACTGATTGGTTTTGTGTTCAACTGCCTTGAATTTGGTGATGAATCGAGCATCTTGCAATCCAGCTTCTTGGTCGCTTTTGACATAGGCCGCTGCCAGATTCAATTCCCATCGATCTGTCAATCCGTAGGCAAGAAACGTATTGACATTCAAAAATGATTTTTCCAGATCCAATTCATTTTTACCGGCCAGATAAGTTGGGTTGTCTTCATAACCAGCACCTAAAACTGCGGTCAACTTGCCAGCACCGTTATAAAATCCATCCACAAGGCCTTGTGCACTTGCTTTTGAGAAGATGCTCAGACCTAAAAAGGCGATGAATAAAATGGTTATGCTGGTTGTTTTCATAAAAGGTATCCCATCAACATACGAACAAAATGGTGGCTGGTTTTCTGGTTTTCAGGTAAAAGTTACAATTCAGGATGTAATAATGACAGTTGGGTAGGAACAAGTTTTGAAATGCGCGATGTCGGCGCATATTTGAATCAACAAACAATCTAAAACACCACTTATGAAAACGCTTATGACCACTTTAGTTCTTATTCTTATTTCCGCTTTCGCGAAAGCGCAAACACTACCATCAATAGTAGAAACCTATACCATCACGGTAAACGTAGACAATGCTCGCAATGACAACGGCGAGATGATTTTCTCTTTGAGTACCAAAGACCAGTTTATGAAAGCCGCACCGTTAATGGCAGCAAGCAGCTCGATAAAAGACGGCGTCGCTTCAGTTACTTTTGAAAATGTACCAAAAGGAGAATATGCCATCATCGTGTTGCAAGATCTTAACGGGAACAAACAAATGGATTTTGAAGTGAATGGAATGCCTAAGGAATCTTATGGCGTGAGCAATAATGTGATGAGTTATGGACCGCCAACCTGGGCAGAAGCCAAGTTTGAAGTTACTGAAAACACTACACTACGAATCGCGATCTAGATTCTGGATTTCTTATCAAAACGTCCTGATGTCTATAATGTCAGGACGTTTTCACGTGTATTTCAATCCTATCAATTCTTTGATGCGATCCAGATGGCGAGTGAGTTGTAGGCTCATTTCCAATGGCAGCAAATCTGACTGGGTTGCGTTTGCATGTAAGCGCTCATGCACGTGTTCAATCTCATGGACGTAGCCGTTTCCTTTGATGGGTAGCTCAAATATTTGAGTAGTATCGCTTTCATAGAGATGTAATTCCAGCTTTTCACTCTGATGGAATTTGCGATGCATCTTGATGTACCCTTTGGAGCCGTAGATAAAAGCCTCAGTAGGCGTGTTGGATATGAAGGAAGATTCCATGACAGCTTGAGTATTATTGGGAAAGCTGGCTATCACACTGCAGAATTGATCAATGCCATTAGGCGCCAGAATAGCATTGGCTTTTATATCGATAGGATTGCCCAAAACGAGCATGCTCAAATACAATGGGTAAATTCCAATATCCAATAAAGCGCCACCGCCAAGGTTCTTATCTACCAGCCTGCTTTCTGGCGGTGCGTTGACGATGAAACCAAAATCGGCTTTTAAATAATGCAAATCACCGATGCTTTTCTGTTCCAATAATTCCAGAAGCTTATGGGTCGCTGGAATAAAACGCGTCCAGATGCCTTCCATTAAGAACAAGTTTTTGGATCTGGCTAATGCAGCCATTTCTTCGGCTTGTTCTTGATTGAGAGCAATGGGTTTTTCACATAGAGCAGATTTCCCATGATTCAAGCATAGCAAAGTGTTTTCGTAATGAAGCGAGTGTGGTGTTGCAATGTAAATGATGTCCACATCAGGATCTTGGGCAAGTTCTTCATAACTGGAATAGGCGTTTTTTGCATCATAGCTAGAAGCAAAATCGGTTGCTTTATCCATAGATCGAGAACCTACCGCCGTAATGACTGCGTTGTCAACCAGTTTTAAGTCTTGTGCAAATTTGTGGGCGATCTTGCCCAATCCCATAATTCCCCAATGTATCTTTTTATTCATTGCTCTTAAATTTAGCTACCATCGTACAAGTTCTCAATTCATTCCTATCTATACCGCTAGCAAAGCGTTAATTTCTCGCAAATGGAAGAGCTTCACAATTATTTGAGGCATAACTTAGAAACATGAAGCTATTGATTACAGGAGCCACAGGATTAGTAGGCTCAAAACTTACCGACGTACTAAGATCTGCAGGACACCAGATTCATTATTTAACAACGAGAGAAAGCGCTATAGAGACGGAAGCCGATTTCAAAGGTTTTCTATGGGACGTTCGTTCCATGTCAATAGACGCTGCCTGTCTGGAAGGTGTAGATACCATCATACACCTTGCTGGAGAATCTGTGTTCCAAAGATGGACAGACGAGGCTAAAGAGCGCATTATGTCCAGTCGTATCAACAGCACTCAATTACTCATTAACGCTCTTGCCGATAATGATCACCAGGTGAAACATGCCATAACGGCAAGCGCGATAGGAATTTATCCTGACGTTTGGGAAGGCCAACCATTGAAGGAAAATGAGGTGCCACCTACAGCAGATAATTTCTTGGCTGAGGTTTGTATTGCTTGGGAAAATATAGGAATGCAATTGAAGGAATTGGGACTCAAGCACTCTATCGTTCGTATAGGGATCGTGCTGGCAGCTCAAGGCGGCGCACTGGAGCAAATGGCAAAACCAGTAAAGCTGTATGCTGGAGCTGGATTTGGCAATGGTAAAATGTGGCAAAGTTGGGTGGCTATTGACGACCTGGTAAGAATCTTTAAGCATATTGCAGAAGAGCAACTGGAAGGCGTTTACAATGGTGTTGCTCCTAATCCAGTAAGAAACAGACCGCTTATGGAAACTATTGGTGAGGTATTGGACAAACCTGTTTTCTTACCTAATGTACCAGAGTTTATGATGAAACTCATGCTAGGCGAGATGTCTGCTACCGTGCTTTCCAGTCAATATGTAAGTAGTGAAAAGATCGAGCAGTCTGAATATGTTTTTCAGTTACCAGAGCTTAAAGAGGCTTTGAAGGAATATTTAAAATAGTAGTTGAAATTCCTAATTAAAGAATTAACCATTCAATTCCTTCCATTCTTTTTGCTTCTTTTTCTTCTTGCGATTATACAAGATCAAGGCAATGATAAAGATCAAGCCAACAGGTATAAGAACACACATCGCACCGCCGAAAATCATTCCTAGATTATAAGGTGAAATCCCAAACTTCCCGTCGTTAGCCACAAAGGCTTGATCCAGCCCAGTGCAATTTTGATACTGGTTTTCGCCTTTAAAATCAGGGTTTATGTAAATGCTGTCAAAGAAGGTATCAGCATATTCATAATTTTTAAAATTGGAAGGTTCAATGTACAAGATCTGGTACAGTTGATCCTTTATTTGGATAAGAGTGAAGTTACAGCGATAAGTCTCATCATACTCCAGATCATATTGTGTATATACAAGACTTGCCATAAAGACATTGCCATTGATGTGCTGAAAATTATCACCTATTTTCATCGTCGGTTCTTCTTCCTGCCAGCTCTCCACTATGGACTGGTAATAGGCGCGCATTTCTTCCATGTCATCCACGCAGGCTTGATTTTCCGTATTCATGATGTTGACCGTGAAAGTCACATCCTCATCCTCTAGATAGGCAGACCAAAACCTAGAATGAATCCCTTCAAAATATTCGTCATCGTAATAATGGTTTTCGGGCAATTTAATTTTCAATACCGTATCGATTTGGACTTCCTTGAAGGATACTAGAGAATCTTGGGATTTAAGAATGGTATTGGGAAGCACTGCGGCGCAGTTAGTTTGAAACGCTATGAGTGTAAAAAGAAGAGTGAAAAATTTCATGGGAACAATGATACTCAAACCATGTATAATAAAAAAAGCCTCCCAAAAGGAGGCTTTCATCATTCATCATTTAACCAACTAGGTTACTTTGTAGCAACCAAGTTTACTTTCAATTTCATGTCGTCAGAGATTGCTTTGTCTTTAACAGTGTCAGTCAAACTTGCAGAACCATAAACGATTCCCCAATCTGTTCTGTCGATGGTAAACTCTTCAGAAGTCAACATCATTTTATCACCGTCATAAGATACACTTACTGGGAAAGAAACATTTTTAGTTACATCCTTAAGAGTTAGGTTACCCTCAAGAGTATTACCGTTAAGACCAGTAACTACAAATTTAGCTTCAGGATATTCTGGAGTGTTGAAAAAGTCTGTTTCTTTACCTTCTGCAGTTCCTTCTAAGTGAGCTTTAAGACTCATGGCGCTTTCACCTTCAAGGTCAGTAACTGTGATAGAAGTCATGTCAACGATAAATTCTCCACTTTCTACAGTCTCACCATTAACCTGTACCATTCCGCTTTTAAGGTCGATAGTACCTGTGTGCGTTCCACCTACTTTGGATCCTTCCCACATGATTTCAGATGCTGCAGTATCTACAGTATAAGTAACAGCCGCTTCTGTTGCCATTGCTTCAGTTTCTGCCTCTGTGGCATCCACTTCATTTGGATTCTCTTTACAAGAAACAGCAAAGATCATCATTGATGCTATTCCTGTGATTTTTAAAAAATTACGTGTCATTGTATTGGTTTATTTGTTAGCCTACAAAATTATGTGTACCTACAAATAGTTTGGTTAAAAGTATATTAAAATAAAGCCGTGACATTTTGGCATCGTGCTCTCCTATGGCAGTACTTTTGACCATTGCGTGAAGGATGATTGTATAAGAGTTCGCTTTCGCGAAAGCGTAACCCATTAACAACCCTAAAATATAATTCTAAAACTAAGTAAGTCATAACCATGGCAAAAAAAGATAAAAACGAGCAGGAAGAAGTAGTCCAGGAGCAAGTCAACGATCAGGAAACTCCAGAAACTACCGAGAATGAAACGGTAGAGCAGGAAGAAAAAAGTGTTGAAGAAGTGCTTGCCGAAGATCTCCAGAAGGAAAAGGATAAATTCTTAAGACTATTTGCAGAATTTGAGAATTATAAACGTCGCACCGCCAAAGAGCGCATCGAGCTTTTCAAAACAGCTGGTGAAGGCGTTCTTAAAGATTTGATTCCAGTAATGGATGATTTTGATAGAGCGATATTAGAAATTGCAAAGTCAGAAGACCAGCAATTATCAGAAGGTGTGGCAATTATCCACAACAAATTGCGCAACACACTGGTATCAAAAGGACTGGTGCTTATGGAAGTAAACGCAGGAGACGCCTTTAATGCAGATGAGCATGAGGCCGTGACTCAAATACCGGCACCTAGCGATGACATGAAAGGCAAGATTATCGACGTAATAGAAAAAGGATACAAATTGGGCGACAAAATCATACGTTACCCAAAAGTAGTGATAGGACAATAATATGGCAGATTTTTATGACACATTAGGCATTTCAAAGGGAGCAACGGCTGCCGAAATTAAAAAGGCCTACCGCAAAAAGGCCATAGAATTTCACCCAGACAAAAATCCTGGCGACAGTGCTGCAGAAGAAAACTTCAAAAAAGCAGCTGAAGCCTATGAAACGTTAAGCGATCCGCAGAAGAAAGCGAGATACGACCAGATGGGCCATCAGGCTTATACCTCTGGTGGCGGTCAAGGTTTTGGCGGTGGTCAAGGCTTTGGAGGCATGGATATGGAAGACATATTCAGCCAGTTTGGAGACATATTCGGCGGCGGTGGCGGCGGATTCTCAGGTTTTGGAGGATTCGGTGGTCGTGGCGGCCAGCGACGTATGAAAGGTAAGGACTTGCGCATACGCGTTTCATTGACATTAGAAGAAGCAGCTAATGGCGTTGAGAAAAAAGTTAAGGTAAAGCGTAAGAAACAAGCTGCTGGCGTTAGCTACAAAACTTGTTCTACCTGTAACGGTAGCGGTCAAGTAACCAGAATTCAAAATACGATCCTGGGCCGCATGCAAACTAGTGCACCTTGTACCACTTGTGGTGGTTCTGGCCAGATTCTAGACAGCAAACCTAACGGAGCCGATAATCAAGGATTGATTACTGAGGTAGAAACCGTATCTATCAAAATACCGGCTGGAGTTGAGAGCGATATGCGTCTCAAAGTAAGCGGGAAAGGTAATGAAGCACCAGGCAATGGTGTTAGTGGTGACTTATTGGTAGACATCGAAGTAAAGCCACATGCCGAGTTGCAACGTGAAGGTAATAATCTGCATTATGATCTTTACGTAAGTGTTCCAGATGCGATATTGGGAACTTCCAAAGAAATAAAAACCGTTACCGGTAAAGTACGAATTCCTATTGAAGCTGGAATTCAAAGTGGTAAAATATTGAGATTGCGCGGTAAAGGTATGCCTAGCCTCAACGGCTATGGAACTGGCGACCTGTTAGTACATGTAAATGTCTGGACACCTCGCAGTTTGACTAAGGATCAAAAGGATTTCTTTGAGTCCATGAAAACCGATTCCAACTTTGAGCCAGCTCCAGAGCAAGGAGATAAATCATTTTTTGAAAAGGTGAAAGACATGTTTTCTTAAGAAAAGTTTAATGAATTGAAAAATAAGTTTATATTTGATCAACATTGGTTAACCAACCGATTGTTATTTTTCTTTTTCATAGCAATTTTTCCCACCTCTCAAGCAATTGAGAGGTGGGTTTTTTTATGCCATTGCTTTACTGAATTCCAGTCGCTATTAAATAATTCAAAAATGGCCGGTATTGCTGGGCTATATTGTTAATTTAGCGCGATTAACAAAATTATGGAATACGCTTTAGAGGCAGTTAATATCTCAAAATCTTACGGCAACTATCAAGCTCTTAATGAGGTTACCATACGGGTACCTAAAGGCAGTATTTACGGATTATTAGGGCCTAATGGTGCTGGTAAAACCTCGTTGATAAGAATCATAAATCAGATTACCGTTCCAGATTCAGGGACTATTTTACTCAATGGTGAGGAATTAGTTCCAGAACATATTTCCAAAATAGGCTACATGCCAGAAGAGCGTGGCCTGTATAAATCCATGAAGGTAGGCGAGCAATGCATATATCTCGCACAACTCAAGGGAATGAAAAAATCGGTCGCTAAGGAAAAGCTACAATACTGGTTTGAGCGATTGTGCATGCAAGGCTGGTGGAACAAAAAGCTACAGGAGCTTTCTAAGGGAATGGCACAAAAGGTACAATTCATTGTTACCGTCCTACATGAACCCGACCTACTCATTTTTGATGAGCCTTTTTCAGGGTTTGATCCAGTAAATGCCGATTTAATCAAGGACGAAATTCTACGATTAAGAGATTTGGGTGCTACCATTATATTCTCAACGCACCGCATGGAAAGTGTGGAAGAATTGTGTGATTACATCTCGCTGATTAATAAATCCAACGTAGTTCTTGAAGGACGACTCAATGATGTGAAACAAAGTTTTAGAAATAGAACGTATGCTGTTTCTCTTATTTGCGAGGATGAGGTCAAAGCGATGCAACAACTCAATAGGATCGCGACCGTCACTCCAGCAGAATTAAAAGGACTGGACAATACCACAGATATCATTATTCAAATTCCAGAAAACCTTGCGGTACCGCAACTATTGCAGGAATTGACCCGACTTGGTGAGCTTACTCATTTTAGCGAGGTCATACCTAGCGTGAACGAAATCTTTATTAAAACAGTACGTCAGGATGGATAAGTTGTGGTTGATTATTAGAAGAGAATACCTCAATAAGGTGCGCAACCGCACTTTTGTCATCATGACGTTTGTAAGTCCGCTGATTTTTATTGGAGTCATTCTGTTGATAGGATGGCTTACCAGCATCAACTCTAGCGAGACCCGTCAGGTCACTCTGTTAGATCAATCTGCGTCTGGATACGGTCAATTATTTGAAGATAATTCTGATTTTGAATACCAGCGCCTGGACAACGTTGAACTGGAGAATGCAATTGCCATAAGTGAAAGCGATGGGAATTATGCGCTTATTCATCTGACTGATGACGATCAAAACAAAGTCAAGGCGACCATCTACAGTAACGATTCACCATCGACATCCTTCATCAACTCGATGGAAGAAAAACTGTCAAAAAAAGCTACCGAAAATAATCTGGTAGAAAAAGGAGTCGACCTGCAAGATTTGGAAGATGCAAGGGTAAAAGCCAAGGTGATTCTGCAAACCTATTCTGGTGTGGTGAGTAGTAAAGCATCCAGTTGGGTGAAAATTGCTTTAGGTGGTGCTGCTGGATACCTTTTAATGATGTTTATCATTATTTACGGGAACATGGTCATGCGATCTGTGATAGAAGAAAAAACAAATCGTATTGTTGAGATTATCGTTAGTTCTGTAAAACCTATTTATTTAATGCTAGGCAAGATTACGGGAACCTCACTTGCGGGTATTACCCAATTTGCCATTTGGGTGATTCTTGGATTTATTTTGATCATGGTAGGGTCTGCTGTTTTTGGAGTAGAAGCTTTTCAAAACCCAGCAAATCAAGAAATGGTTAGTCAAGCACAAAATATGGACGAGATGCAGTTGATTGTCAACGACATCATGCAACTGCCGTTAGCAACCATGATCATATGTTTCTTTGTGTACTTCATTGGAGGTTACTTTTTATACGCTGCGATATACACGGCTATTGGTGCAGCCGTGGACAGTGAGACAGATACACAACAATTTATGTTGCCAGTCATCCTGCCATTGATGCTTGCGATTTACGTCGGTTTCTTTAGTGTTATGGACAATCCTAACGGTACCGTTGCAGTCATTTTTTCATATATCCCTTTAACGTCACCTATAGTGATGTTGATGCGCATTCCATTTGGCGAAATCACTTGGTGGCAATTGACCTTGAGTATTTTACTTCTTTATACATCCATAATTTTTGTAGCTTACCTAGCTGCAAAGATTTATCGCATTGGTATATTAATGTATGGTAAGAAAACCAATTGGAAGGAACTCTATAAATGGCTCAAGTACTAGATGAAAATTGACTGGCAAAAAATAAGGGACTTTCTTAATTATCAGATTATTGAAGGTGATGCTGCAAAAGGTGAGTTTCATTTTGATTTGTGGA includes these proteins:
- a CDS encoding M23 family metallopeptidase, producing the protein MAKVKYYYDQETLSYQKVERRKRKIFGNVALFIFSSCLVGFLLYLYAGKVYDSPELRSAKRDKKFVEMQMESMEEEIAQLTAVIEEVEERDNSIYRIYFDANPITEEQRQAGFGGVNRYKNYEGYSNSDKVIALKESIDKLKKRTAIQSKSLDEIAVLAKDKEKLLASIPAIQPVRNQDLTRMASGYGYRTDPFNKTRKFHYGMDFTAPRGTPVFASGDGVVERADANSAGYGNHIRIDHGYGYVSLYAHLRQRNPYNVKVGQKVKRGDIIGYVGSTGRSQAPHLHYEVFKDNERINPINFYYGSLTPEEFNELLKKSQQENISLD
- a CDS encoding MerR family transcriptional regulator, with the translated sequence MHVDLPEKLYYTMGEVTKAFDVNPSLIRFWEKEFDILQPKKNARGNRKFSQADVKNLQTIYHLVKERGFTLEGARDYMKTHKEDLSHLEIIKKLEFVKAELLKIKNSL
- a CDS encoding DUF2141 domain-containing protein; its protein translation is MKTLMTTLVLILISAFAKAQTLPSIVETYTITVNVDNARNDNGEMIFSLSTKDQFMKAAPLMAASSSIKDGVASVTFENVPKGEYAIIVLQDLNGNKQMDFEVNGMPKESYGVSNNVMSYGPPTWAEAKFEVTENTTLRIAI
- a CDS encoding Gfo/Idh/MocA family protein, with the translated sequence MNKKIHWGIMGLGKIAHKFAQDLKLVDNAVITAVGSRSMDKATDFASSYDAKNAYSSYEELAQDPDVDIIYIATPHSLHYENTLLCLNHGKSALCEKPIALNQEQAEEMAALARSKNLFLMEGIWTRFIPATHKLLELLEQKSIGDLHYLKADFGFIVNAPPESRLVDKNLGGGALLDIGIYPLYLSMLVLGNPIDIKANAILAPNGIDQFCSVIASFPNNTQAVMESSFISNTPTEAFIYGSKGYIKMHRKFHQSEKLELHLYESDTTQIFELPIKGNGYVHEIEHVHERLHANATQSDLLPLEMSLQLTRHLDRIKELIGLKYT
- a CDS encoding TIGR01777 family oxidoreductase, giving the protein MKLLITGATGLVGSKLTDVLRSAGHQIHYLTTRESAIETEADFKGFLWDVRSMSIDAACLEGVDTIIHLAGESVFQRWTDEAKERIMSSRINSTQLLINALADNDHQVKHAITASAIGIYPDVWEGQPLKENEVPPTADNFLAEVCIAWENIGMQLKELGLKHSIVRIGIVLAAQGGALEQMAKPVKLYAGAGFGNGKMWQSWVAIDDLVRIFKHIAEEQLEGVYNGVAPNPVRNRPLMETIGEVLDKPVFLPNVPEFMMKLMLGEMSATVLSSQYVSSEKIEQSEYVFQLPELKEALKEYLK
- a CDS encoding YceI family protein — translated: MTRNFLKITGIASMMIFAVSCKENPNEVDATEAETEAMATEAAVTYTVDTAASEIMWEGSKVGGTHTGTIDLKSGMVQVNGETVESGEFIVDMTSITVTDLEGESAMSLKAHLEGTAEGKETDFFNTPEYPEAKFVVTGLNGNTLEGNLTLKDVTKNVSFPVSVSYDGDKMMLTSEEFTIDRTDWGIVYGSASLTDTVKDKAISDDMKLKVNLVATK
- a CDS encoding nucleotide exchange factor GrpE; amino-acid sequence: MAKKDKNEQEEVVQEQVNDQETPETTENETVEQEEKSVEEVLAEDLQKEKDKFLRLFAEFENYKRRTAKERIELFKTAGEGVLKDLIPVMDDFDRAILEIAKSEDQQLSEGVAIIHNKLRNTLVSKGLVLMEVNAGDAFNADEHEAVTQIPAPSDDMKGKIIDVIEKGYKLGDKIIRYPKVVIGQ
- the dnaJ gene encoding molecular chaperone DnaJ yields the protein MADFYDTLGISKGATAAEIKKAYRKKAIEFHPDKNPGDSAAEENFKKAAEAYETLSDPQKKARYDQMGHQAYTSGGGQGFGGGQGFGGMDMEDIFSQFGDIFGGGGGGFSGFGGFGGRGGQRRMKGKDLRIRVSLTLEEAANGVEKKVKVKRKKQAAGVSYKTCSTCNGSGQVTRIQNTILGRMQTSAPCTTCGGSGQILDSKPNGADNQGLITEVETVSIKIPAGVESDMRLKVSGKGNEAPGNGVSGDLLVDIEVKPHAELQREGNNLHYDLYVSVPDAILGTSKEIKTVTGKVRIPIEAGIQSGKILRLRGKGMPSLNGYGTGDLLVHVNVWTPRSLTKDQKDFFESMKTDSNFEPAPEQGDKSFFEKVKDMFS
- a CDS encoding ABC transporter ATP-binding protein — translated: MEYALEAVNISKSYGNYQALNEVTIRVPKGSIYGLLGPNGAGKTSLIRIINQITVPDSGTILLNGEELVPEHISKIGYMPEERGLYKSMKVGEQCIYLAQLKGMKKSVAKEKLQYWFERLCMQGWWNKKLQELSKGMAQKVQFIVTVLHEPDLLIFDEPFSGFDPVNADLIKDEILRLRDLGATIIFSTHRMESVEELCDYISLINKSNVVLEGRLNDVKQSFRNRTYAVSLICEDEVKAMQQLNRIATVTPAELKGLDNTTDIIIQIPENLAVPQLLQELTRLGELTHFSEVIPSVNEIFIKTVRQDG
- a CDS encoding ABC transporter permease, translating into MDKLWLIIRREYLNKVRNRTFVIMTFVSPLIFIGVILLIGWLTSINSSETRQVTLLDQSASGYGQLFEDNSDFEYQRLDNVELENAIAISESDGNYALIHLTDDDQNKVKATIYSNDSPSTSFINSMEEKLSKKATENNLVEKGVDLQDLEDARVKAKVILQTYSGVVSSKASSWVKIALGGAAGYLLMMFIIIYGNMVMRSVIEEKTNRIVEIIVSSVKPIYLMLGKITGTSLAGITQFAIWVILGFILIMVGSAVFGVEAFQNPANQEMVSQAQNMDEMQLIVNDIMQLPLATMIICFFVYFIGGYFLYAAIYTAIGAAVDSETDTQQFMLPVILPLMLAIYVGFFSVMDNPNGTVAVIFSYIPLTSPIVMLMRIPFGEITWWQLTLSILLLYTSIIFVAYLAAKIYRIGILMYGKKTNWKELYKWLKY